In Arthrobacter sp. QXT-31, one genomic interval encodes:
- the treS gene encoding maltose alpha-D-glucosyltransferase, with the protein MSFSPQSPTQHFTPKSTFELNAPGLQHDPLWYRKAVFYEVLVRGFADANGDGSGDFHGLIEKLDYLQWLGVDCLWLPPFFQSPLRDGGYDISDYNSVLDEFGTISDFKRLVAEAHARGVRVIIDLPLNHTSDQHPWFQESRKDPEGPFGDFYVWSDTDEKYQDARIIFVDTEESNWTFDPIRRQFFWHRFFSHQPDLNFENPKVIDAVFDVVRFWLDQGIDGFRADAIPYLYEEEGTNCENLPATHEFLRRLRKMVDESYPGRVIIAEANQPPNEVVEYFGTEEEPECHMAFHFPIMPRLYYALRDQKAAPIIETMHDTPDIPEGAQWGTFLRNHDELTLEMVTADERAAMLGWYAPDPRMRANIGIRRRLAPLLDNSRAEIELINALLLSLPGSPFLYYGDEIGMGDNIWLEDRDAVRTPMQWNPDRNAGFSNADPGKLYLPVIQSLVYNYAMANVEAEAAHSGSLLRWTRQILSVRKNHPAFGLGAFKHVEADHEVVLAYLRELPEGNAAGEPAETILCVFNLSQHPVSSTLRLPDFSGRGLRDVFGGQPFPGIGDDGHLTLTLGSHDFFWLRLRSMASNPASPFTQAMPILSIEG; encoded by the coding sequence GTGAGCTTCAGTCCGCAGAGCCCCACCCAGCACTTCACACCCAAGAGCACGTTCGAGCTCAATGCACCCGGTTTGCAGCATGACCCGCTGTGGTACCGGAAAGCGGTGTTTTACGAAGTGCTGGTCCGGGGCTTTGCGGACGCCAACGGCGACGGCTCGGGCGACTTCCACGGGCTGATCGAGAAGCTCGACTACCTGCAGTGGCTGGGCGTGGACTGCCTGTGGCTCCCGCCGTTCTTCCAGTCCCCCCTCCGGGACGGCGGCTATGACATCTCGGACTACAACTCCGTGCTGGACGAGTTCGGCACCATCAGCGACTTCAAGCGACTGGTGGCCGAGGCCCACGCGCGGGGCGTCCGGGTCATCATCGACCTTCCGCTGAACCACACCTCGGACCAGCACCCCTGGTTCCAGGAGTCCAGGAAGGATCCCGAGGGCCCGTTCGGCGACTTCTACGTCTGGAGCGACACGGACGAGAAATACCAGGATGCGCGCATCATCTTCGTGGACACGGAGGAATCCAACTGGACCTTCGACCCCATCCGGCGGCAGTTTTTCTGGCACCGGTTCTTCAGCCACCAGCCCGACCTGAACTTCGAAAACCCGAAGGTCATCGACGCCGTGTTCGACGTCGTGCGGTTCTGGCTGGACCAGGGGATCGACGGGTTCCGGGCGGACGCCATCCCGTACCTGTACGAGGAGGAGGGGACCAACTGCGAAAACCTCCCGGCAACGCACGAGTTCCTGCGCAGGCTGCGGAAGATGGTGGACGAAAGCTACCCCGGCCGGGTGATCATCGCCGAGGCCAACCAGCCGCCCAACGAGGTGGTGGAGTACTTCGGCACCGAGGAGGAACCGGAATGCCACATGGCGTTCCACTTTCCGATCATGCCGCGGCTCTACTATGCGCTGCGGGACCAGAAGGCCGCCCCCATCATCGAGACGATGCACGACACCCCGGACATTCCTGAGGGTGCCCAGTGGGGGACGTTCCTGCGCAACCACGATGAGCTGACGCTGGAAATGGTCACCGCCGATGAGCGTGCCGCCATGCTCGGCTGGTACGCCCCGGACCCGCGCATGCGGGCCAACATCGGCATCCGGCGCAGGCTGGCGCCGCTGCTGGACAACTCCAGGGCGGAAATCGAGCTCATCAACGCCCTGCTGCTGTCCCTGCCGGGCAGCCCCTTCCTGTATTACGGGGACGAAATCGGGATGGGCGACAACATCTGGCTCGAGGACCGCGACGCCGTCCGCACCCCGATGCAGTGGAACCCCGACCGCAACGCCGGGTTCTCCAACGCCGATCCCGGCAAGCTGTACCTCCCGGTGATCCAATCGCTGGTCTACAACTACGCCATGGCCAATGTCGAGGCCGAAGCCGCCCACTCCGGGTCGCTGCTGCGCTGGACCCGGCAGATCCTCAGCGTGCGGAAGAACCATCCGGCGTTCGGGCTCGGGGCGTTCAAGCACGTGGAGGCGGACCACGAGGTGGTGCTGGCCTACCTGCGCGAACTTCCGGAGGGCAACGCTGCCGGCGAACCGGCTGAAACCATCCTCTGCGTCTTCAATCTTTCGCAGCACCCGGTGTCCTCCACCCTGAGGCTTCCGGACTTTTCCGGACGGGGCCTGCGGGATGTCTTCGGGGGACAGCCGTTCCCCGGCATCGGCGACGACGGACACCTGACACTGACGCTGGGCAGCCACGACTTCTTCTGGCTGCGCCTGAGGTCCATGGCCTCCAACCCAGCTTCACCCTTTACGCAAGCGATGCCGATACTGTCGATTGAGGGATGA
- a CDS encoding alpha-1,4-glucan--maltose-1-phosphate maltosyltransferase, whose product MTTNTRTSAPAKQTPKVSITEGLRFGRFPITDVQPVVEGGKFPAKALPGEGIVVSARSFREGDDQLGVSAVLLDPKGNERQRVRLQPPAGDRGKGTDLWEGLITPDSTGKWSFVIEAWHDRYGTWHHNAEVKVDAGIDVELMLAEGAALLSEAAEEPARNDSDRQTLRSAATVLSDTSLSPEDRLAAGFSRDVAAVVDREPIRELVTVSEQFPLLVERDRAGRGSWYEFFPRSEGAVRNHDTGEWTSGNFRTAAQRLDAVAGMGFDVIYMPPIHPIGVQHRKGPNNTLIAGPNDPGSPWAIGAKEGGHDAIHPDLGTFEDFDAFVARANELNLEVALDLALQAAPDHPWVTEHPEWFTTRVDGSIAYAENPPKKYQDIYPLNFDNDPEGLSKEILRIVQLWVSHGVKIFRVDNPHTKPVWFWEWLIAKVNKKDPDVVFLAEAFTRPAMMHALGRAGFQQSYTYFTWRNTKKELEEYFHHVSHESAAFFRPNFFVNTPDILTEYLQYGGPAAFKIRAALASTASPLWGVYAGYELYEHVARSGAEEYIDNEKFEYKARDWDAANASGRTLAPYLTKLNEIRRAHPALGDLQNLTLHQCTDDATVVYSKHKTLPDGTRDTIIVVVNVDPHSAREGMVSLDLAALGLDPSELTPNGGFWVDDLITGQSWEWGEYNYVRLDAHVEPAHILSIRR is encoded by the coding sequence GTGACGACAAACACGCGAACCAGTGCCCCAGCAAAGCAAACGCCGAAAGTTTCGATCACGGAAGGCCTCCGGTTTGGCCGCTTCCCCATCACGGACGTTCAGCCTGTTGTCGAAGGGGGGAAGTTCCCGGCCAAGGCGCTGCCTGGTGAAGGGATCGTGGTCAGCGCCAGGTCCTTCCGCGAGGGCGACGACCAGTTGGGCGTCAGCGCGGTCCTCCTGGATCCGAAGGGCAATGAACGCCAGCGGGTCCGGCTGCAGCCCCCGGCCGGTGACCGCGGGAAGGGCACCGACCTTTGGGAAGGCCTGATCACCCCGGATTCCACCGGAAAGTGGTCCTTCGTCATCGAGGCGTGGCACGACCGCTACGGCACGTGGCACCACAACGCCGAGGTAAAGGTGGACGCGGGCATCGACGTCGAACTGATGCTGGCGGAAGGGGCGGCACTGCTGTCGGAGGCAGCCGAGGAGCCGGCCCGGAACGACTCTGACCGCCAGACGCTGCGCTCGGCGGCCACCGTCCTGTCCGACACCTCTCTGTCGCCCGAAGACCGCCTGGCCGCCGGCTTCAGCCGCGACGTCGCCGCCGTCGTTGACCGCGAGCCGATCCGCGAGCTCGTCACCGTCTCCGAACAGTTCCCCCTGCTGGTTGAGCGGGACCGCGCCGGCCGCGGATCCTGGTACGAATTCTTCCCGCGCTCCGAGGGCGCGGTGCGCAACCACGACACGGGCGAGTGGACGTCCGGCAACTTCCGGACCGCCGCCCAGCGGCTGGACGCCGTCGCCGGCATGGGCTTTGACGTCATCTACATGCCGCCGATCCACCCGATTGGCGTGCAGCACCGCAAAGGCCCCAACAACACCCTGATTGCCGGACCGAACGATCCGGGTTCGCCGTGGGCCATCGGCGCCAAGGAAGGCGGGCACGACGCCATCCACCCGGACCTCGGAACCTTTGAGGACTTCGACGCCTTCGTGGCGCGGGCCAATGAGCTCAACCTCGAGGTGGCGCTCGACCTGGCACTCCAGGCGGCACCGGACCACCCCTGGGTCACCGAGCACCCCGAGTGGTTCACCACCCGCGTGGACGGCAGCATCGCGTACGCCGAAAACCCGCCGAAGAAGTACCAGGACATCTACCCGCTCAACTTCGATAACGACCCCGAGGGCCTGTCCAAGGAAATCCTGCGGATCGTCCAGCTGTGGGTCAGCCACGGTGTGAAGATCTTCCGGGTGGACAACCCGCACACCAAGCCGGTGTGGTTCTGGGAATGGCTCATCGCCAAGGTGAACAAGAAGGACCCCGACGTCGTCTTCCTGGCCGAAGCGTTCACCCGCCCCGCCATGATGCACGCCCTGGGCAGGGCCGGCTTCCAGCAGTCCTACACCTACTTCACGTGGCGCAACACCAAGAAGGAGCTGGAGGAGTACTTCCACCACGTCAGCCACGAATCGGCTGCCTTTTTCCGGCCCAACTTCTTCGTCAACACTCCGGACATCCTCACCGAGTACCTGCAGTACGGCGGTCCGGCGGCGTTCAAGATCCGGGCTGCCCTCGCGTCAACCGCGAGCCCGCTGTGGGGCGTGTACGCCGGCTACGAGCTGTACGAGCACGTGGCCCGGTCCGGTGCCGAGGAGTACATCGACAACGAGAAGTTCGAGTACAAGGCCCGTGACTGGGACGCGGCGAACGCCTCCGGCCGGACGCTGGCGCCGTACCTGACCAAGCTCAACGAAATCCGCAGGGCCCACCCGGCGCTGGGGGACCTGCAGAACCTCACCCTGCACCAGTGCACGGACGACGCCACGGTGGTCTACTCCAAGCACAAGACCCTCCCGGACGGCACCAGGGACACCATCATCGTGGTGGTCAACGTGGACCCGCACAGCGCACGGGAAGGCATGGTGTCGCTGGACCTGGCTGCGCTGGGGCTTGACCCGAGCGAGCTCACCCCGAACGGCGGCTTCTGGGTGGACGACCTGATCACCGGCCAGTCGTGGGAATGGGGGGAGTACAACTACGTGAGGCTGGATGCGCATGTTGAACCTGCACACATCCTGAGCATCCGGAGGTAG